The following DNA comes from Saccharomyces cerevisiae S288C chromosome XIII, complete sequence.
GGAATTGTTTAGAGACGAGTTGTTATTGTTTCCAAATAGTCCTCCAGCACTTGTAGAAGCTCCCGCACCAACTGGTTTATTACCAAATAAACCAGTAGAATTGGTGGTGGCCGCCGTGTTAGATGCATTATTGGACCCAAATATTCCACCCGAAGAGGCGTTTGGAGCCGTGGAATTAGTACCTCCGAAAAGGGATCCTGTAGCAGGTTTGCTACCAAATAATCCGCCGCTAGTTGAGGCAGGATTGTTTTGATTTGCAACTTGATTGTTTCCAAATAATCCGCCTCCAACAGTGTTTGATGGTTTTGAACCAAACAGGCCACCCGAAGCAGGTTGCTGTTTATTTTGGAACAAACCTCCTGATTGCTGCTGCAAATTATTTCCACTTATACCGTTACTTTGATTTGTTGTGCTGTTAGAGAATAAGCTTGTATTTCCAAAACCAGTTGGTTTCGCTCCAAAAAGACTATTATTCTGTTGTGGTTGTTGTAACCCATTTTGGCCAAATGGCTGattattattttgattGGTCTGGCCAAACAATCCACCAGGTTGGGACTGCGACTGGTTGTTTTGTTGTCCGAATAATCCCCCGGTTGattgctgttgttggttATTTTGCCCAAATATAGAATTATTTTGGGCATTACCAGACGCAAAAGTGGATGCTCCCTGCTGTTGTCCAAACAGTCCTCCTGCAGGTTTGCTTCCAAATAATCCGCCTTGTTGCTGTGGCTGGCCAAATGCGTTTGAGGAGTTTTGTTGTCCAAATAATCCGGATTGGTTCTGGCTTTGGTTATTCTGACCGAACAATCCTCCAGCGTTGGAATTTTGTTGCTGGCCAAATAACCCTCCTCCACTTTGCTGCTGATTGGTTTGCCCAAATAAGCCACCAGTGGTACCAGTGGGGTTGGTATTCATTCCGAATGCTTTTGAACCAGCAGATTGTCCAAATAGTCCACCAGAAGCAGGTTTAGCTCCAAAAAGAGCACCAGTGCCTTGCTGTTGGCCGAAAGCGCCACCATTTGCGTTAGCGTTTGATTGACCAAATATACCACCACTACCTTGTTGTGTTTGTTGTTGGGGAAAGGCACCACGATTCACCTGACCAAAGGCTCCCCCGTTACTGACATTATTCGCCCCAAATGAATTTTGCTGTTGACCAAATAATCCTCCGTTTGTATTTGAGTTCTGCTGGCCGAAAAGGCCTGTATTATTAGTGCCGTTTGTTGGGTTGTTAGTTGTATTACCAAACAATCCCCCGGAAGTGGCAGGTTTATTTGCTCCAAATGCAGAATTTCCTGAGAGGTTAGTAGAGCTTCCAAACAATCCTGTAGAGTTGGTCGCTCCAGAGCCAAAGCCACCACCACTTCCAGTTCCGGTTCCAAACATGCCTGTTGCTGGCTTTTGACCAAATAATCCTCCTGTTGTAGCAGAAGTAGTGGAGTTATTATTACCCATAATTCCAAATCCAGTATTGGTAGTTCCTTGAGGATTGTTAAAAGTAGTACCAGTGCCATTTTGACTGGTACCGAATTTTCTACCAGCTTGGTAATCTTGAAATctcaattcttcaaaagaaaaatttctgtATTCAGGCATACAGGTGATACTTTGGAAGACGTTGATGACACCTGTGGTTGGATCCTTCTCTTCGAATGTAGTAAAAGGTTTAATGCTTGTACCTGCAGTAGAATTGGGCACAACAGAAGCGGAACCAGCAGAAAGTGCTGTGTTATTACCCATTCCACCGAAGATCGAGCCAGAGGCATTGTTGTTCGTCAATTGACTTTGACCAAAAGGAGTACCATTTGCTGTAGTCGAGCCTGACATTCCGAAGGGAGAATTAGAAGTTTGGTTACCAAAGTTACCAAACGCAGGTGCTTGTGTTGTATTTGTTTGCTGACTGAGGCCGAAAGCAGAAGTGTTTGCTActggttgttgttgttgctgttggCCACCAAAGGTTGATCCTGTTGAGCCAAATGGCTGTGTTGTTGCGCTGGGGAATGCGCCACGGCTAACTCCAAACATAATAAtgttttaaaaaagaaatcttcGAAGCTGAATGGTGCCTCTCAGTTGCCGGGATCTCTATGCAATGCTGATAGTTTCCTTTGCGACCTTATGACACTTTATTAACTCTAAGTATAATTTagttttgttctttttctaatgAGCATGGTAAGGAAAAATGCCGGGTAATGATAATCTGCAAAAGTGACAATAATAAACTGACGCGTAACAAGATCAATGATATACTGGATTAAAATGCCATGAAAACGTGAACAGAAACTTTTATTGAGGTCATGGATCAAGATTTTGACAGTTTATTACTAGGTTTCAATGACTCCGATAGTGTCCAAAAAGACCCAACTGTACCAAATGGCTTGGATGGTTCAGTAGTTGATCCTACCATTGCGGATCCAACCGCAATTACAGCTAGAAAGAGAAGGCCTCAAGTAAAATTAACAGCCGAAAAACTACTCAGTGATAAAGGTTTACCatatgttttgaaaaatgcacATAAAAGGATACGAATttcctcaaaaaaaaactcatATGACAACTTATCAAATATTATTCAGTTTTACCAGCTTTGGGCACATGAATTGTTTCCCAAGGCAAAATTTAAGGATTTTATGAAGATCTGTCAAACAGTAGGTAAAACAGATCCAGTTCTTAGAGAATATAGAGTCAGCCTTTTTAGGGACGAGATGGGCATGAGTTTCGATGTTGGCACACGGGAGACTGGGCAAGACCTGGAAAGACAATCACCTATGGTTGAAGAACATGTCACTTCCGCGGAAGAGAGGCCTATTGTCGCAGATAGTTTTGCGCAAGACAAAAGGAATGTAAACAATGTCGATTACGATAAtgacgaagatgacgatATCTATCACCTTTCTTATCGCAACAGAAGAGGACGAGTTTTGGACGAACGTGGGAATAATGAAACGGTACTTAACAACGTTGTGCCGCCTAAGGAAGATTTGGATGCATTATTGAAGACATTCAGGGTACAAGGGCCCGTTGGccttgaagaaaatgagaagAAGCTCTTATTAGGATGGCTAGATGCGCATagaaaaatggaaaaaggCTCTATGACTGAAGAAGACGTTCAACTGATTCAAAGTTTGGAAGAGTGGGAAATGAATGATATAGAGGGACAACATACTCATTATGATTTATTGCCAGGGGGAGATGAGTTTGGCGTAGATCAAGATGAGTTGGATGCTATGAAGGAAATGGGCTTTTAGCAATGTCATTGAAGGTAATAATCCAAACGTGCGTGTGGGCATCTATACATATAggtttatatatattgtGTAAATAAAGCTTGTAGAAAGAGCCTGGTTCGAgtgtttgattttttcttcttgggCGTTATTATACAATATCTACTTCAAATTATTTATCTAGGTGGTCCATAAGCGAGCCGTATTATCAGCACCGGCAGAAAACAGCCAAGCTTCCCTCGGATGCCAAATAGCATCAAGAACACCCAGACTATTGATTACTTTATGACCGGTTAGTTTCTTTAGTGGCACAATCATCGGATTTTTCATCATGTCATCATAAACAGTGGCATGGAAAACATGTATGGTACCGTCATCAGCGGCAGAGCTGAATAGAGGTAACTTTTTGTGGAAATTCACACTTCTGACGGctttttcatgatatctTAGTGTCTTGTAAGGTGTGCTAGCCAAATCCAGGTCGTGCCATAAAACTCTCTTGTCAAACGATGACGCAATTAAATTATCACCCCTTGGGTGAATATCGATTTTCGATAACCAACGGGCACCAGGCAACAGTTTCTTGACCAATATTTGTTGAGATAAATCATAAATTCTGACATATCTTTGGGAACAGACAAATAATTGAGGTTTAAAAGGATGGAACTTCGCATCCATAATAATGCCCTTCGATTTTTTGAATGGGGATTGGGTTAAATGCTTGGAAACTTGGTGAATCAAAACAGAAGTGTTACCAGAGTCAGGTTGAACAGTGACAAAGTAATCACCTTTTCTATGCCATGAAAGCTTTTTTACTGTTTTTTTGCAAGAAATAGTGATACAAATATCCTTTTCTAGTTGCTTTTGAGAAGGCTTGTTCCATTGGGCTACTTGTTTTTTTACAGCATTCTTAGCAGATTCATTCTCTCCATCTTCATCGCCATCACCATTCTCGTTCACTTCTAGGttagattttttaacaGTCCCAAAAGTATCGTAGCCAAAACCATCTTCAATCTTAGTTTTGCcgttattttcaatatcgtAGCCGAATATTGGTGGTACTATTAAATGAATGTTTTCACCAACAGCAACGGCGAGAATACCATTATTAGCATCAGGATTCCATTCAATGCATTCAATGTGGTAATCTGGGTTTTCCTCGTCATCGATTAAAGTAGTTCTATAAACTTCTCTACCAGTTAAAATTTCCCATACCCTGACTGTTCCGTCATCAGATCCTGT
Coding sequences within:
- the NUP116 gene encoding FG-nucleoporin NUP116 (FG-nucleoporin component of central core of the nuclear pore complex; contributes directly to nucleocytoplasmic transport and maintenance of the nuclear pore complex (NPC) permeability barrier; forms a stable association with Nup82p, Gle2p and two other FG-nucleoporins (Nsp1p and Nup159p); NUP116 has a paralog, NUP100, that arose from the whole genome duplication) — its product is MFGVSRGAFPSATTQPFGSTGSTFGGQQQQQQPVANTSAFGLSQQTNTTQAPAFGNFGNQTSNSPFGMSGSTTANGTPFGQSQLTNNNASGSIFGGMGNNTALSAGSASVVPNSTAGTSIKPFTTFEEKDPTTGVINVFQSITCMPEYRNFSFEELRFQDYQAGRKFGTSQNGTGTTFNNPQGTTNTGFGIMGNNNSTTSATTGGLFGQKPATGMFGTGTGSGGGFGSGATNSTGLFGSSTNLSGNSAFGANKPATSGGLFGNTTNNPTNGTNNTGLFGQQNSNTNGGLFGQQQNSFGANNVSNGGAFGQVNRGAFPQQQTQQGSGGIFGQSNANANGGAFGQQQGTGALFGAKPASGGLFGQSAGSKAFGMNTNPTGTTGGLFGQTNQQQSGGGLFGQQQNSNAGGLFGQNNQSQNQSGLFGQQNSSNAFGQPQQQGGLFGSKPAGGLFGQQQGASTFASGNAQNNSIFGQNNQQQQSTGGLFGQQNNQSQSQPGGLFGQTNQNNNQPFGQNGLQQPQQNNSLFGAKPTGFGNTSLFSNSTTNQSNGISGNNLQQQSGGLFQNKQQPASGGLFGSKPSNTVGGGLFGNNQVANQNNPASTSGGLFGSKPATGSLFGGTNSTAPNASSGGIFGSNNASNTAATTNSTGLFGNKPVGAGASTSAGGLFGNNNNSSLNNSNGSTGLFGSNNTSQSTNAGGLFQNNTSTNTSGGGLFSQPSQSMAQSQNALQQQQQQQRLQIQNNNPYGTNELFSKATVTNTVSYPIQPSATKIKADERKKASLTNAYKMIPKTLFTAKLKTNNSVMDKAQIKVDPKLSISIDKKNNQIAISNQQEENLDESILKASELLFNPDKRSFKNLINNRKMLIASEEKNNGSQNNDMNFKSKSEEQETILGKPKMDEKETANGGERMVLSSKNDGEDSATKHHSRNMDEENKENVADLQKQEYSEDDKKAVFADVAEKDASFINENYYISPSLDTLSSYSLLQLRKVPHLVVGHKSYGKIEFLEPVDLAGIPLTSLGGVIITFEPKTCIIYANLPNRPKRGEGINVRARITCFNCYPVDKSTRKPIKDPNHQLVKRHIERLKKNPNSKFESYDADSGTYVFIVNHAAEQT
- the CSM3 gene encoding Csm3p (Subunit of a replication-pausing checkpoint complex; the replication fork protection complex (Tof1p-Mrc1p-Csm3p) acts at stalled replication forks and is required for rapid replication fork progression, replisome stabilization under stress, mediating DNA replication checkpoint signaling and promoting sister chromatid cohesion after DNA damage, facilitating gap repair of damaged DNA; required for accurate chromosome segregation during meiosis; forms nuclear foci upon DNA replication stress), whose amino-acid sequence is MDQDFDSLLLGFNDSDSVQKDPTVPNGLDGSVVDPTIADPTAITARKRRPQVKLTAEKLLSDKGLPYVLKNAHKRIRISSKKNSYDNLSNIIQFYQLWAHELFPKAKFKDFMKICQTVGKTDPVLREYRVSLFRDEMGMSFDVGTRETGQDLERQSPMVEEHVTSAEERPIVADSFAQDKRNVNNVDYDNDEDDDIYHLSYRNRRGRVLDERGNNETVLNNVVPPKEDLDALLKTFRVQGPVGLEENEKKLLLGWLDAHRKMEKGSMTEEDVQLIQSLEEWEMNDIEGQHTHYDLLPGGDEFGVDQDELDAMKEMGF